Proteins co-encoded in one Xiphophorus hellerii strain 12219 chromosome 10, Xiphophorus_hellerii-4.1, whole genome shotgun sequence genomic window:
- the LOC116727340 gene encoding gastrula zinc finger protein XlCGF57.1-like isoform X2, translating to MFPAPVTAPWIQPGKNVSVRPGSCETSLRFVLQKTDTMKEVDNVHQNTESLSLEEKVQMKQLGVHQPQDVGRPQTADVRPLEVMKEKVPWSPSTDQQNPEPVHVKEEEEELWISKEGGYDYGLDENEYSRLPLTVIVKTEDEEEEPQTSQLHQSQTDSREVERPTSSFKWIKKETDGEDWGRLELVKKPRAPRPKSGAEGLDTPETEFSEEDDWQEPLSETDSGCKGSRATESGIGSGNGCSTVKKPFSCPECGKQFLYRQSLKRHMRRNIEKSSNCSVNLKCSEVKQNADSKTKVHTGKKNFSCDMCGKTFRDHFSLKSHMRVHSEEKPFGCEICAKCFKHEHNLKIHMRIHTGEMPFSCEVCGKRFKHQHNLKTHMRIHTGEKPFVCDICGKRARHQNNLKTHMIVHRGERPFGCDLCGKKFNRKTSLRAHMTVHTGEKPFACDICGKSYKRKTHLRTHMTVHNEEKPFGCDVCGKRFNRKTHLGTHMAVHTGEKPYSCDFCGKRFTRKTHLDSHITVHTGEKPFGCAVCGQEFSQQGSLNRHMTLHLG from the exons ATGTTTCCAGCTCCTGTAACAGCTCCATGGATCCAGCCTGGCAAAAATGTTAGTGTTCGGCCCGGTTCGTGTGAAACGAGCCTCCGGTTCGTTTTACAGAAAACGGACACCATGAAGGAAGTGGATAACGTCCACCAGAACACTGAAAGTCTGTCTTTGGAGGAGAAAGTGCAGATGAAACAGCTCGGTGTCCACCAGCCGCAGGATGTTGGTAGACCCCAAACAGCTG ATGTTCGGCCCTTGGAGGTGATGAAAGAGAAGGTTCCCTGGAGCCCCAGTACGGATCAGCAGAATCCAGAACCTGTTCACgtaaaagaggaagaggaagaactCTGGATCAGTAAAGAGGGGGGGTATGATTATGGGTTGGACGAAAACGAATACAGCCGACTCCCATTGACTGTTATCGTGAAGActgaagatgaggaagaggaaccTCAGACTTCACAGCTTCATCAAAGCCAAACTGACTCCAGAGAGGTGGAGCGTCCAACCAGCAGCTTTAAATGGATCAAAAAGGAAACTGATGGAGAGGACTGGGGACGGCTGGAACTGGTTAAGAAACCACGTGCTCCAAGACCAAAGAGTGGCGCGGAGGGTTTAGACACCCCTGAGACTGAATTCAGTGAAGAAGACGATTGGCAGGAACCTCTGTCAGAGACTGACTCCGGCTGTAAGGGAAGCAGAGCAACAGAGTCAGGAATAGGCAGCGGTAACGGATGCAGCACTGTTAAAAAGCCGTTCAGCTGCCCAGAGTGTGGTAAACAGTTTCTGTACAGGCAGTCTCTGAAGAGACACATGAGACGCAACATAGAAAAAAGCTCCAACTGTTCGGTTAATCTGAAATGTTCCGAAGTGAAGCAAAATGCAGATTCAAAGACCAAAGTCCACACGGGGAAGAAAAACTTCAGCTGCGATATGTGCGGAAAAACTTTCAGAGACCATTTCAGCCTGAAATCTCACATGAGAGTCCACTCTGAGGAAAAGCCCTTTGGCTGCGAAATTTGTGCCAAGTGCTTCAAGCATGAGCACAACCTAAAGATACATATGAGAATCCACACCGGAGAGATGCCGTTCAGCTGCGAAGTTTGCGGTAAAAGATTTAAGCATCAGCACAATCTGAAGACacacatgagaatccacacCGGGGAGAAGCCTTTTGTGTGCGACATCTGTGGTAAAAGAGCGAGACACCAGAACAACCTGAAGACGCACATGATAGTCCACAGAGGGGAACGGCCCTTCGGTTGTGATCTCTGTGGTAAAAAGTTCAACCGTAAAACGAGTCTTAGGGCGCACATGACGGTTCACACGGGCGAAAAACCGTTTGCTTGCGATATCTGCGGTAAAAGCTACAAGCGCAAAACGCACCTTCGGACTCACATGACCGTCCACAACGAAGAAAAGCCTTTTGGCTGCGACGTCTGCGGTAAGCGATTCAATCGTAAAACGCATCTCGGGACGCACATGGCGGTCCACACCGGCGAGAAGCCTTACAGCTGTGACTTCTGCGGTAAAAGGTTCACCCGGAAAACGCACCTAGATTCCCACATTACGGTTCACACAGGAGAAAAACCTTTTGGCTGTGCTGTGTGTGGGCAGGAATTCTCCCAGCAGGGAAGTTTAAACAGACACATGACATTACACTTGGGATAA
- the LOC116727340 gene encoding gastrula zinc finger protein XlCGF57.1-like isoform X1: MFPAPVTAPWIQPGKNVSVRPGSCETSLRFVLQKTDTMKEVDNVHQNTESLSLEEKVQMKQLGVHQPQDVGRPQTAADVRPLEVMKEKVPWSPSTDQQNPEPVHVKEEEEELWISKEGGYDYGLDENEYSRLPLTVIVKTEDEEEEPQTSQLHQSQTDSREVERPTSSFKWIKKETDGEDWGRLELVKKPRAPRPKSGAEGLDTPETEFSEEDDWQEPLSETDSGCKGSRATESGIGSGNGCSTVKKPFSCPECGKQFLYRQSLKRHMRRNIEKSSNCSVNLKCSEVKQNADSKTKVHTGKKNFSCDMCGKTFRDHFSLKSHMRVHSEEKPFGCEICAKCFKHEHNLKIHMRIHTGEMPFSCEVCGKRFKHQHNLKTHMRIHTGEKPFVCDICGKRARHQNNLKTHMIVHRGERPFGCDLCGKKFNRKTSLRAHMTVHTGEKPFACDICGKSYKRKTHLRTHMTVHNEEKPFGCDVCGKRFNRKTHLGTHMAVHTGEKPYSCDFCGKRFTRKTHLDSHITVHTGEKPFGCAVCGQEFSQQGSLNRHMTLHLG; encoded by the exons ATGTTTCCAGCTCCTGTAACAGCTCCATGGATCCAGCCTGGCAAAAATGTTAGTGTTCGGCCCGGTTCGTGTGAAACGAGCCTCCGGTTCGTTTTACAGAAAACGGACACCATGAAGGAAGTGGATAACGTCCACCAGAACACTGAAAGTCTGTCTTTGGAGGAGAAAGTGCAGATGAAACAGCTCGGTGTCCACCAGCCGCAGGATGTTGGTAGACCCCAAACAGCTG CAGATGTTCGGCCCTTGGAGGTGATGAAAGAGAAGGTTCCCTGGAGCCCCAGTACGGATCAGCAGAATCCAGAACCTGTTCACgtaaaagaggaagaggaagaactCTGGATCAGTAAAGAGGGGGGGTATGATTATGGGTTGGACGAAAACGAATACAGCCGACTCCCATTGACTGTTATCGTGAAGActgaagatgaggaagaggaaccTCAGACTTCACAGCTTCATCAAAGCCAAACTGACTCCAGAGAGGTGGAGCGTCCAACCAGCAGCTTTAAATGGATCAAAAAGGAAACTGATGGAGAGGACTGGGGACGGCTGGAACTGGTTAAGAAACCACGTGCTCCAAGACCAAAGAGTGGCGCGGAGGGTTTAGACACCCCTGAGACTGAATTCAGTGAAGAAGACGATTGGCAGGAACCTCTGTCAGAGACTGACTCCGGCTGTAAGGGAAGCAGAGCAACAGAGTCAGGAATAGGCAGCGGTAACGGATGCAGCACTGTTAAAAAGCCGTTCAGCTGCCCAGAGTGTGGTAAACAGTTTCTGTACAGGCAGTCTCTGAAGAGACACATGAGACGCAACATAGAAAAAAGCTCCAACTGTTCGGTTAATCTGAAATGTTCCGAAGTGAAGCAAAATGCAGATTCAAAGACCAAAGTCCACACGGGGAAGAAAAACTTCAGCTGCGATATGTGCGGAAAAACTTTCAGAGACCATTTCAGCCTGAAATCTCACATGAGAGTCCACTCTGAGGAAAAGCCCTTTGGCTGCGAAATTTGTGCCAAGTGCTTCAAGCATGAGCACAACCTAAAGATACATATGAGAATCCACACCGGAGAGATGCCGTTCAGCTGCGAAGTTTGCGGTAAAAGATTTAAGCATCAGCACAATCTGAAGACacacatgagaatccacacCGGGGAGAAGCCTTTTGTGTGCGACATCTGTGGTAAAAGAGCGAGACACCAGAACAACCTGAAGACGCACATGATAGTCCACAGAGGGGAACGGCCCTTCGGTTGTGATCTCTGTGGTAAAAAGTTCAACCGTAAAACGAGTCTTAGGGCGCACATGACGGTTCACACGGGCGAAAAACCGTTTGCTTGCGATATCTGCGGTAAAAGCTACAAGCGCAAAACGCACCTTCGGACTCACATGACCGTCCACAACGAAGAAAAGCCTTTTGGCTGCGACGTCTGCGGTAAGCGATTCAATCGTAAAACGCATCTCGGGACGCACATGGCGGTCCACACCGGCGAGAAGCCTTACAGCTGTGACTTCTGCGGTAAAAGGTTCACCCGGAAAACGCACCTAGATTCCCACATTACGGTTCACACAGGAGAAAAACCTTTTGGCTGTGCTGTGTGTGGGCAGGAATTCTCCCAGCAGGGAAGTTTAAACAGACACATGACATTACACTTGGGATAA
- the LOC116727342 gene encoding gastrula zinc finger protein XlCGF57.1-like, translating to MESCRSGEQSSFDDSVEKKSEEEQQSWVVKEEVPDVSSSSLDQQNFTCSQVRKEEDEQWISQEVKQLTVKKEDEEKPQLAEVHLFKSEDSRETETSTSSSAEQMKTESDGEIGGGTEPDREPDPNTNLQPNIEDRQSASSETEVSDEGEDDSISGSGSENEDSDEDWREPRTCQSGVNSKVGRKAAKKAFSCPDCGKQFVRKQMFQKHMAGHSGEKSSSCSVEKKRSRGKQNGDAQMGLEPGRESFSCDDCGKTFQKPYSLKSHMRIHSGENLVVCKDCGKSFHSQDHFKSHWRLHTGERPFACDKCGKTFSHKHTLKIHMTSHTGAKPFQCELCHRKFTSNGGLKNHMTIHVGEKPFACSDCGRCFRLKSDLKGHMITHFDVKPFVCGYCGASFTRKQSLVWHVRLHTGEKLLSCDKCDKKFARKSHLQRHMLVHAGKKRPVSKKTIKNFSCKECGKRFLENYQLKRHMVIHIGEKPFSCNLCSKKFARAEGVKMHNKRIHFK from the coding sequence AAGAGCAGCAATCTTGGGTGGTTAAAGAAGAGGTTCCTGATGTGAGCAGTTCCAGTTTGGACCAGCAGAACTTCACATGTTCCCAGGTGAGGAAGGAAGAGGATGAACAGTGGATCAGTCAGGAGGTAAAGCAGCTTACTGTGAAGAAAGAAGATGAAGAGAAACCTCAGTTGGCAGAAGTTCATCTTTTCAAAAGTGAAGacagcagagagacagaaacttcaaccagcagctcagctgaacagatgaaaacagaatctgatggagagatcGGTGGAGGAACAGAACCCGACAGAGAGCCGGATCCAAATACTAATTTACAGCCAAATATTGAAGACAGGCAATCAGCCTCTTCTGAGACTGAAGTCAGTGATGAAGGTGAAGATGACAGTATATCAGGTTCTGGATCTGAAAATGAAGACAGTGATGAAGATTGGAGGGAACCCAGAACATGTCAGTCTGGTGTAAACAGCAAAGTGGGACGTAAAGCTGCCAAGAAGGCCTTCAGCTGCCCTGACTGTGGTAAACAGTTTGTGAGGAAGCAGATGTTCCAGAAACATATGGCAGGTCATTCAGGAGAAAAGTCTTCCAGCTGTTCGGTTGAGAAGAAACGCTCTAGAGGGAAGCAAAACGGTGATGCACAGATGGGACTCGAACCAGGAAGGGAATCCTTTTCCTGTGATGATTGTggtaaaacatttcagaaaccGTATAGTCTTAAAAGTCATATGAGAATCCATAGTGGTGAAAACTTAGTTGTTTGTAAAGATTGTGGTAAAAGCTTTCACTCTcaagatcattttaaatctcACTGGAGACTCCACACAGGAGAAAGACCCTTTGCCTGTGATAAATGTGGCAAAACATTTAGCCATAAGCATACCCTTAAAATTCACATGACAAGCCATACAGGAGCGAAACCATTTCAGTGTGAGCTATGTCATAGAAAGTTTACCTCAAATGGAGGTCTGAAGAACCACATGACAATCCATGTTGGAGAAAAACCATTTGCATGCAGTGACTGTGGCAGATGTTTCAGACTTAAGAGTGATCTAAAAGGCCACATGATAACCCACTTTGACGTAAAACCATTTGTCTGTGGGTACTGTGGTGCCAGTTTTACTCGGAAACAAAGTCTGGTTTGGCATGTTAGACTTCACACTGGAGAGAAACTCCTGTCGTGtgataaatgtgataaaaagtTTGCTCGGAAGTCTCACCTTCAAAGACATATGCTGGTCCATGCGGGAAAGAAGAGACCGGtttcaaaaaaaacaatcaaaaacttTTCTTGTAAGgaatgtggaaaaagatttcttGAAAATTATCAACTAAAACGACACATGGTTATTCACATCGGAGAGAAACCATTTAGCTGCAATCTTTGTTCAAAGAAGTTTGCACGAGCCGAAGGTGTAAAGATGCATAATAAAAGAATTCACTTTAAATAG